Proteins encoded within one genomic window of Bradyrhizobium sp. 186:
- a CDS encoding hydantoinase/oxoprolinase family protein, with product MAKLAFDTGGTFTDFALLDDDGELHLHKVLSTPKNPAEAVVQGATELLDRFASVIDLVKLQVLGATTVVTNAVLERKGVETGFISTAGFQDMLRIRNEGRYDLYDLNLRYPDPLVTRANSFGAEARMTADGAVVTELKEDAIREIAGRLRSKGIKSVAVCLLHAYKYPKHEQRIAALLREESPDIFVSLSSEVCPEVREFDRASTTVVNAYTRPQMAGHVAHLQREFANKGIDRQVLWMTSSGGLVPSLRAAELPVRLIESGPAAGAVAAAEFGRTAGEASVLSFDMGGTTAKLCLIPNGEPTVGTDLEVAHYQRFRKGSGFPLKIQSIQMIEIGAGGGSIAAKNPLGLLDVGPRSAGALPGPAAYQRGGTEPTVTDADILLGYMGVESFVGGSFKVSKDAAREAMEKLAASLDVSVDRCAWGIHDLVNESMSKAAAMHATDLGVDPRTLPMVAFGGAGPVHAYGIARKLGIKRIICPTGAGVTSAIGLLIAPVAVDLSASFPMGVDNWDFEQMERLLDDLAAQGAEVVSAAGIAKEAITNRYTVDMRYVGQGHEITVALPDRNLRKDEFLQQLMDNFTKLYRELFGRTVSASLEVITWRLRSSGGKDQVTRPHKAQVAVALKGKRSVYFNELGSYVETPVYDHYKLPLDQPIKGPAIIEQRESTAVVGPSGAAHVDGHGNLVINIL from the coding sequence ATGGCCAAGCTCGCATTTGATACCGGGGGCACCTTCACCGATTTTGCCCTTCTCGACGACGACGGCGAGTTGCATCTGCACAAGGTTTTGAGCACGCCGAAGAACCCGGCGGAAGCGGTCGTGCAGGGCGCAACCGAGCTGCTCGACCGGTTTGCCAGCGTTATCGATCTGGTAAAACTCCAGGTGCTCGGCGCCACGACCGTGGTCACCAATGCCGTTCTCGAACGCAAGGGCGTGGAAACCGGCTTCATCTCGACGGCCGGCTTTCAGGACATGCTGCGCATCCGCAATGAGGGCCGCTACGATCTCTATGACCTGAACCTCAGATATCCCGATCCGCTGGTCACGCGTGCCAACAGCTTCGGCGCCGAGGCGCGCATGACCGCCGACGGCGCCGTGGTTACTGAACTGAAGGAAGACGCTATCCGGGAGATAGCTGGGCGATTGCGCAGCAAGGGCATAAAATCCGTCGCGGTCTGCCTGCTGCACGCTTACAAATACCCCAAGCACGAGCAGCGCATTGCCGCGCTGCTGCGGGAAGAGAGCCCGGATATCTTTGTGTCGCTTTCCTCGGAAGTCTGTCCGGAGGTGCGGGAGTTCGACCGCGCCTCGACGACGGTCGTCAATGCCTATACCCGCCCGCAGATGGCCGGGCATGTCGCCCACCTGCAGCGCGAATTCGCCAACAAGGGTATCGACCGGCAGGTGTTGTGGATGACTTCCTCCGGCGGCCTCGTTCCGAGCCTACGCGCCGCCGAACTGCCCGTGCGTCTGATTGAATCGGGGCCGGCTGCCGGTGCGGTCGCGGCGGCCGAGTTCGGCAGAACGGCGGGTGAGGCGAGCGTGTTGTCCTTTGACATGGGCGGCACCACGGCCAAGCTTTGCCTGATCCCGAATGGCGAGCCGACCGTCGGTACCGACCTCGAAGTGGCCCACTATCAGCGCTTCCGCAAAGGGTCCGGCTTCCCACTCAAGATTCAGTCGATCCAGATGATCGAGATCGGCGCGGGGGGCGGGTCCATCGCGGCAAAGAATCCGCTCGGCCTTCTCGATGTCGGCCCGCGTTCCGCCGGCGCGCTTCCGGGTCCGGCAGCGTACCAACGCGGCGGCACGGAGCCGACCGTCACGGATGCCGATATCCTGCTCGGCTACATGGGGGTCGAATCCTTTGTGGGCGGCTCGTTCAAAGTCTCGAAAGATGCGGCCCGGGAGGCGATGGAAAAGCTCGCTGCCTCGCTCGACGTCAGCGTCGACCGCTGCGCCTGGGGCATTCACGACCTCGTCAACGAATCCATGAGCAAGGCGGCGGCGATGCATGCGACCGACCTTGGCGTCGATCCTCGTACGCTGCCGATGGTGGCTTTCGGCGGCGCCGGTCCAGTCCACGCCTACGGCATCGCGCGCAAGCTCGGCATCAAACGTATCATCTGCCCGACCGGAGCGGGGGTCACCTCGGCGATCGGTCTCCTCATCGCCCCGGTTGCGGTGGACCTGTCCGCCAGTTTTCCGATGGGCGTGGACAATTGGGACTTCGAACAAATGGAGCGGCTGCTCGACGATCTGGCCGCTCAGGGGGCCGAGGTCGTCAGCGCCGCTGGCATCGCGAAAGAGGCGATCACCAACCGTTACACCGTCGACATGCGCTATGTCGGGCAGGGGCACGAGATCACGGTTGCGTTGCCCGATCGTAATTTGCGAAAGGACGAATTCCTCCAACAGCTAATGGACAATTTCACCAAGCTCTACCGCGAGCTGTTCGGCCGTACCGTATCGGCGTCCCTCGAGGTCATTACCTGGCGGCTTCGTTCCAGCGGCGGCAAGGATCAGGTTACGCGCCCGCATAAGGCCCAGGTCGCGGTCGCCCTCAAGGGCAAGAGGTCGGTCTACTTCAACGAACTGGGCTCCTACGTTGAGACGCCCGTCTACGACCATTACAAGTTGCCGCTCGATCAGCCGATAAAGGGTCCGGCCATTATTGAACAGCGCGAGTCCACGGCCGTCGTTGGCCCAAGCGGCGCGGCTCATGTCGACGGGCACGGCAATCTCGTGATCAACATTCTCTGA
- a CDS encoding hydantoinase B/oxoprolinase family protein, whose translation MSKNTPDFNDPINLQVMWNRLIFIADQADNVLGRTAFSPIVRENHDYVTVLLDSRGRALAQCTWSIPVFITSLPVAAQKYFLPKFPAETLSEGDVLATNDPEIGTGHLPDVTMITPIFKKGKVVAYAGSIAHLPDVGGRPLHSEASDIFEEGIRFPIVKLHKAGVPNQDVLDIIAASVRLPTEVLGDLESMVAANNVMGRELLKFLDEYELDEIDGLADAIHSRSEAQTRKAIRQWPNGTYPAEVLLDGYDIDVKLKAAVIVKDDSIHVDYAGSSDQVLHSINCRTNYRYAHSVYALKCLLDPDTPNNEGCITPITDEAPEGSILNPNAWTAGNSRNLIGHVIPSLIFKALEKVVPEKVMGDSGGAPIWAANCVGQRDDGTQYGSVQNFHGGQGGRSEIDGLDTLSFPSNCKVTAIEMFEIAVPVLTECKELIADSGGAGKYRGGLGQRVVLRNLGKGPMSIYLASERVRHPCFGVVGGRSGSAGKVQKNGQSQFPKGKVVLKTGERLEVETPGGGGWGRTSERIGELVELDLAEGLITPEAAKEIYWHTRATPAAAE comes from the coding sequence ATGTCGAAAAACACTCCCGACTTCAACGACCCGATCAATCTCCAAGTGATGTGGAATCGCCTGATCTTCATCGCCGATCAGGCCGATAATGTGCTCGGTCGCACCGCCTTCTCGCCGATCGTGCGCGAGAACCACGACTATGTCACCGTGCTGCTGGACAGCCGCGGCCGGGCGCTTGCCCAGTGCACGTGGTCGATCCCGGTGTTCATCACATCGCTGCCGGTCGCCGCACAAAAATATTTCCTGCCGAAGTTTCCAGCCGAAACGCTAAGCGAAGGCGACGTGCTCGCCACCAACGATCCGGAGATCGGTACGGGCCATCTGCCCGACGTCACCATGATCACGCCGATCTTCAAGAAGGGCAAAGTCGTCGCCTATGCCGGCTCGATCGCGCATCTGCCCGATGTCGGCGGAAGGCCGCTGCATTCGGAGGCCAGCGACATCTTTGAGGAAGGCATTCGCTTCCCGATCGTGAAGCTGCACAAGGCCGGCGTTCCGAACCAGGACGTCCTTGATATCATCGCCGCTTCGGTGCGGCTGCCGACCGAGGTGCTCGGCGACCTCGAGTCGATGGTTGCGGCGAACAATGTCATGGGACGGGAACTGCTGAAATTCCTCGACGAATACGAGCTCGATGAGATCGATGGTCTCGCCGACGCCATCCATTCGCGCTCGGAAGCGCAGACCCGCAAGGCGATCCGGCAATGGCCGAACGGTACCTACCCTGCCGAAGTGCTGCTCGACGGCTACGACATCGACGTGAAGCTGAAGGCGGCGGTGATCGTGAAGGATGATTCCATTCACGTGGACTATGCCGGTTCGTCGGACCAGGTGCTGCATTCGATCAATTGCCGGACCAACTACCGCTACGCCCATTCGGTCTATGCCCTGAAATGCCTGCTGGATCCCGACACGCCGAACAACGAAGGCTGCATCACGCCGATCACCGACGAGGCGCCGGAGGGCTCTATCCTCAATCCGAACGCGTGGACGGCGGGCAATTCGCGCAACCTGATCGGTCACGTCATTCCCTCGTTGATTTTCAAGGCGCTTGAGAAAGTGGTTCCCGAGAAGGTCATGGGCGACAGCGGCGGTGCGCCGATTTGGGCCGCCAATTGCGTCGGACAGCGTGACGATGGCACGCAGTACGGCTCAGTCCAGAATTTCCATGGTGGGCAGGGCGGGCGTTCGGAGATCGACGGTCTCGATACGCTGAGTTTTCCTTCGAACTGCAAGGTGACCGCGATCGAGATGTTCGAGATCGCCGTGCCTGTTTTGACCGAGTGCAAGGAGCTGATTGCGGACTCGGGCGGAGCCGGAAAATATCGCGGCGGCCTCGGTCAGCGCGTCGTGTTGCGCAATCTCGGCAAGGGCCCGATGAGCATCTATCTGGCCTCTGAGCGCGTACGGCATCCGTGCTTTGGGGTGGTGGGCGGCCGGTCCGGGAGCGCCGGGAAGGTGCAGAAAAATGGCCAGTCGCAATTTCCGAAAGGCAAGGTCGTGCTGAAGACCGGCGAGCGGCTGGAAGTCGAAACGCCCGGCGGCGGCGGATGGGGCAGGACGTCCGAGCGCATCGGTGAGTTGGTCGAACTTGATCTCGCCGAGGGACTGATTACTCCTGAAGCGGCCAAGGAAATCTACTGGCACACACGCGCGACGCCCGCGGCTGCCGAATAG
- a CDS encoding SDR family oxidoreductase, whose protein sequence is MGLIDGKVALVTGAGTGIGREASILLAREGATVVLTGRRIETLEEVAAEIKQQGGEAIGRSLDIESRAAILEAVRWVGANVGAIDILVNNAGSASKVLNARFISEEEWNSTVNVNLTAVFNLTQAVLPGMIAQGEGTIITVSSLAALNPNLLGGAAYGAAKAAVKNFMTFLHNTYRNQGIRATTILPGETNTPIMDNRARPPLESERAVMLDAHDVARAVLLCASLQKGAVIPELQICPTFMRDTSADIETARWVGAPDDTPDKPKK, encoded by the coding sequence ATGGGTCTGATCGATGGGAAAGTAGCCCTCGTCACCGGCGCAGGTACCGGTATCGGTCGGGAAGCTTCTATCCTGCTGGCGCGGGAAGGTGCGACTGTCGTGCTCACCGGCCGCCGGATCGAAACGCTTGAAGAAGTCGCGGCTGAGATCAAGCAGCAAGGCGGCGAAGCGATCGGTCGTTCCCTCGACATCGAGTCTCGCGCAGCGATCTTGGAAGCGGTTCGCTGGGTCGGCGCCAACGTCGGTGCGATCGATATCCTCGTGAACAATGCTGGCAGCGCCAGCAAGGTGTTGAATGCCCGCTTCATCAGCGAAGAGGAATGGAATTCCACGGTGAACGTCAACCTCACCGCGGTGTTCAACCTCACCCAGGCGGTTTTGCCAGGCATGATTGCGCAGGGCGAGGGCACGATCATCACGGTGTCGTCGCTTGCAGCGCTCAATCCGAATCTGTTGGGGGGCGCCGCATATGGCGCGGCGAAGGCAGCGGTCAAGAACTTCATGACCTTCCTGCACAACACCTACCGCAACCAGGGCATCCGCGCGACGACGATCCTACCCGGTGAGACCAACACGCCGATCATGGACAATCGTGCTCGCCCGCCGCTGGAGAGCGAACGGGCGGTGATGCTCGATGCGCACGACGTGGCCCGGGCGGTGCTGCTCTGCGCCAGCCTGCAGAAGGGTGCAGTGATTCCCGAACTGCAGATCTGCCCGACCTTCATGCGCGACACCTCGGCCGATATCGAGACCGCGCGCTGGGTAGGCGCGCCGGACGATACCCCCGACAAGCCAAAGAAATAG
- a CDS encoding aldolase/citrate lyase family protein, with product MNGAKLRERLSKGETITMFNPHHVSPGLSARLVELGADSIFVDCEHGAWGFEDVRNAAQVIRGAGGAAIVRPDSHQRSLLIRYLNAGADGLMVAMVDTAAQARAVVDAVRYACPADHEKRLVISMIETLEAIGNIDELLAVEGIDVFFIGPGDLSQNMGYPPAPPFGQSRPQAVIDKVGFTVDKIRAAGKVAGTLVTAEELPYWLEKGVQFFYVHSDPFLRLGLNGIKKSLGR from the coding sequence ATGAATGGAGCCAAGCTGCGCGAACGCCTGTCGAAGGGCGAGACGATCACCATGTTCAATCCGCACCACGTGTCACCTGGCCTTTCGGCGCGGCTGGTGGAGCTCGGCGCGGATTCGATTTTCGTCGACTGCGAGCATGGCGCGTGGGGTTTTGAGGACGTGCGCAATGCTGCGCAGGTCATTCGCGGCGCCGGCGGAGCCGCGATCGTGCGGCCGGATTCGCATCAGCGTTCGCTGCTGATCCGCTATCTGAACGCAGGAGCCGACGGGCTGATGGTAGCGATGGTCGATACCGCGGCTCAGGCCCGCGCCGTCGTCGACGCGGTTCGCTACGCCTGTCCGGCCGATCACGAAAAGCGACTGGTCATCTCGATGATCGAGACGCTCGAGGCGATCGGCAATATCGACGAACTCCTCGCCGTCGAAGGAATCGACGTGTTCTTCATTGGACCCGGCGATTTGTCGCAGAACATGGGATACCCGCCAGCGCCGCCCTTCGGCCAGTCCCGGCCGCAAGCCGTGATCGACAAGGTCGGTTTCACCGTCGATAAGATCCGCGCCGCCGGCAAGGTCGCCGGCACACTGGTGACCGCTGAAGAGTTGCCGTACTGGCTCGAAAAAGGCGTGCAGTTCTTCTACGTCCATTCCGACCCCTTCCTGCGCCTCGGGCTCAACGGTATCAAGAAGTCGCTTGGGCGATGA
- a CDS encoding alpha/beta hydrolase produces the protein MFFFQTRLAETAVQLNDFAFLDRLWREWSPGYVRPPTDRSALNDTFRQPGVLTQALAYYRQLFTPPSESQAQALEARASGPIAVPSLYLHGTNDGCMSTQLSEGMEAACTNGFERVMMPGVGHFLHLEQPGALLGHVLRFLKC, from the coding sequence ATGTTCTTCTTTCAGACACGACTGGCAGAGACGGCCGTTCAGCTCAACGACTTTGCATTTCTCGACCGACTCTGGCGAGAATGGTCGCCGGGGTACGTGCGTCCACCTACGGATCGTTCCGCGCTCAATGACACATTTCGGCAGCCCGGCGTGCTAACTCAGGCGCTGGCCTATTACCGGCAACTGTTCACGCCGCCATCCGAATCGCAAGCCCAAGCGCTGGAAGCTCGCGCCAGCGGTCCAATTGCCGTCCCGTCGCTCTATCTGCACGGGACGAACGACGGCTGCATGTCCACGCAGCTCAGCGAAGGCATGGAGGCAGCGTGCACCAATGGCTTCGAGCGCGTCATGATGCCCGGTGTCGGTCATTTCCTGCATCTTGAACAACCCGGCGCTCTGTTGGGCCACGTCTTGCGCTTCCTGAAATGCTGA
- a CDS encoding iron-containing alcohol dehydrogenase has product MRKAGIHNFPAIDRVVYGKAASDALNDEAVRLEAKRVFLIVSRTLNTKTDEIDKIRRTLGARHVATFDGIAQHTTRKQAAEVARQANDARADLVVAVGGGSAIDLAKIVIMAMEHDIRDDAGFDPFPMGPGVTFSPFRAPKVRQIAVPSTLNGGEYNAAALVTDERNKLKQIFFHPQMMPVAIILDPALTLHTPAKLWMGSGTRSMDHGIEALCSPAGTPLADEVVLAGIRTLREGMLGTLDQPDDLEARRLSQYGSWLAAFGLQARVPMGASHGIGHVLGGTFGVPHYYCTPVIMPSLLRYNKPFTEDAQKRLATALGEPGMEAAAAFAEFTTRLGLPGRLADVGIGEDKFDQISKLAINHRFVQANPRPFKSEADIVDLLRMAA; this is encoded by the coding sequence ATGCGCAAAGCAGGGATACACAATTTTCCGGCAATCGATCGTGTCGTTTATGGCAAAGCTGCGTCTGACGCTTTGAACGATGAAGCGGTGCGACTTGAGGCAAAGCGCGTCTTCCTTATCGTCAGTCGAACCCTCAACACGAAGACCGACGAGATCGATAAGATCCGGCGTACGCTCGGGGCCAGGCATGTAGCGACCTTCGATGGAATTGCACAGCACACCACGCGCAAACAAGCTGCCGAGGTTGCCCGTCAAGCTAATGACGCACGAGCTGATCTGGTCGTCGCCGTCGGCGGAGGTTCTGCGATTGACCTCGCAAAGATCGTCATCATGGCAATGGAACATGACATCCGCGATGACGCGGGTTTCGATCCGTTCCCCATGGGCCCGGGCGTAACCTTCTCTCCATTCCGAGCGCCTAAAGTCCGACAGATCGCGGTACCATCCACGCTGAATGGCGGCGAATACAATGCAGCAGCGCTCGTCACCGATGAACGCAATAAGTTGAAGCAGATTTTCTTCCATCCCCAGATGATGCCAGTGGCGATCATTCTCGACCCCGCCCTCACCCTTCATACGCCTGCGAAACTCTGGATGGGATCGGGAACGCGCTCGATGGATCACGGTATCGAAGCATTGTGCTCGCCCGCCGGCACCCCACTGGCTGACGAGGTCGTCTTGGCAGGCATCCGTACCCTGCGCGAGGGAATGCTCGGGACTTTGGATCAACCTGATGATCTGGAGGCGCGTCGACTGTCTCAATATGGCTCATGGCTCGCCGCTTTTGGCCTCCAGGCGCGCGTGCCGATGGGAGCCAGTCACGGCATTGGCCATGTGCTTGGAGGGACCTTCGGCGTTCCTCACTACTACTGCACACCTGTCATCATGCCGAGCCTTCTTCGCTACAACAAGCCATTCACCGAGGATGCGCAGAAGCGCTTGGCGACGGCCCTTGGCGAGCCGGGTATGGAAGCCGCAGCCGCCTTTGCCGAGTTCACCACTCGACTCGGATTACCTGGCCGCCTTGCCGATGTCGGTATCGGCGAAGACAAGTTTGATCAGATAAGCAAGCTTGCGATCAATCATCGCTTCGTCCAGGCCAATCCGCGGCCTTTCAAAAGCGAGGCTGATATCGTCGATCTGCTGCGAATGGCCGCTTAG
- a CDS encoding TetR/AcrR family transcriptional regulator, whose product MRVSRIQAEENRQNVINVASRLFRSHGFDGIGLKDLMEAAGLTQGAFYKQFASKEDLAAQASERALESATLRWSAATAAQPDDPLGAVMAFYLSTDHRDEKMDGCPIVALGSDVARQSSDVKAAFEGGIKAHIEILSGLISKANDEKSKGKAMAILSTMVGALTLSRVVNDPDLAQAFLETASRQIRDAVAA is encoded by the coding sequence ATGCGAGTGAGTCGCATTCAGGCTGAGGAAAACCGGCAAAACGTCATCAATGTCGCAAGTCGCCTGTTTCGGTCGCACGGATTTGACGGCATCGGCCTCAAGGACCTGATGGAGGCTGCCGGGCTGACTCAAGGCGCTTTCTACAAGCAGTTCGCGTCAAAGGAGGACCTGGCCGCGCAGGCCTCGGAGCGCGCGTTGGAGAGCGCCACGCTCCGATGGTCGGCCGCCACCGCCGCACAACCTGACGATCCGCTCGGCGCGGTGATGGCATTCTACCTGAGCACGGATCATCGCGACGAAAAGATGGACGGCTGCCCGATCGTCGCGCTCGGCTCAGACGTGGCCAGACAGAGCAGCGACGTGAAAGCGGCGTTCGAAGGCGGGATCAAAGCGCATATCGAGATCCTGAGCGGTCTGATTTCCAAGGCCAACGACGAGAAATCCAAGGGCAAAGCCATGGCTATTCTCTCGACGATGGTCGGCGCGCTGACGCTCTCACGCGTTGTCAACGATCCCGATCTCGCCCAGGCCTTTCTGGAAACGGCGTCCCGACAGATTCGCGACGCCGTCGCCGCTTGA
- a CDS encoding nuclear transport factor 2 family protein, giving the protein MLYSYIVEQEIRKTFDHVNNHRWDEAVKAVAPHIHHRLSGDHALGGERHDKQALRRWFERLGRVLPTLHITVNNVWVKGWPWNTTMFVEWDGTATLLDGDGSYVNRGLHVFTLRWGRVHALEEFQDSQEAARGLAAQAAAGLAEAVAEPIVS; this is encoded by the coding sequence ATGCTGTACAGCTATATCGTCGAGCAGGAAATCCGAAAGACCTTCGACCATGTCAACAACCATCGCTGGGATGAAGCGGTGAAGGCGGTCGCGCCGCACATCCATCACCGTCTTTCCGGCGACCACGCGCTTGGTGGCGAGCGCCACGACAAACAGGCCCTGCGCCGCTGGTTTGAGCGGCTCGGACGCGTCCTGCCCACTCTCCATATCACGGTCAATAACGTCTGGGTGAAGGGCTGGCCCTGGAACACCACCATGTTTGTCGAGTGGGACGGCACCGCTACGCTGCTCGACGGTGACGGGTCGTATGTCAACCGTGGTCTCCACGTGTTCACGCTGCGGTGGGGCAGAGTCCATGCACTCGAGGAATTTCAAGATTCACAGGAAGCGGCCCGCGGGCTTGCCGCCCAAGCGGCGGCTGGCCTCGCAGAAGCTGTCGCCGAGCCGATTGTAAGTTAG